The following are encoded in a window of Mustelus asterias chromosome 11, sMusAst1.hap1.1, whole genome shotgun sequence genomic DNA:
- the LOC144500290 gene encoding von Willebrand factor C domain-containing protein 2-like — protein sequence MRADGAQVEDSCDGSSGDCSQSQVHCAVGGSAACLQFEPSDRYNTSFRQNVYNRAAELTAFIICYSAEINTKRNLWHCSLPMAVFRKLSCLVLVFLTLKHVEKSKAASVNEILSKGDSDYMLPDYRGKGCIDDNGFVFDVGEKFYPTATACPCMCTEDGPVCRKPQCPRIPPRCSRVSYHSCCPRCVEFRNSCQYGGKMYRLFQEFWPSACERCRCEANREVYCLTAECAPVYCVNPSYEPNQCCPICKQGPNCFAGNSIIPAGVKVEMDGRSVCFCPYKDGSWEPQQQAICSSRGRRQDHHYGVKEERQWEWTHGQ from the exons ATGAGAGCAGATGGAGCTCAAGTTGAAGATTCATG CGACGGTTCCTCTGGGGACTGCAGCCAGAGCCAAGTTCACTGCGCTGTGGGTGGCTCTGCTGC TTGCCTGCAGTTTGAGCCCAGTGATCGGTATAATACGTCATTCAGACAGAATGTTTATAATAGAGCGGCGGAGCTCACAGCATTCATCATCTGTTACTCTGCTGAAATCAACACAAAAAGAAATCTTTGGCATTGCTCCCTCCCGATGGCAGTATTTAGAAAGCTGTCTTGCCTCGTGCTGGTGTTCCTGACGTTGAAACACGTGGAAAAATCCAAAGCAGCCAGTGTCAATGAGATCCTTTCTAAAGGAGACTCTGACTACATGCTGCCAGATTACCGGGGGAAAGGCTGCATTGATGACAATGGGTTTGTGTTTGACGTAGGCGAGAAGTTTTACCCCACTGCAACAGCTTGCCCGTGTATGTGCACTGAAGATGGTCCTGTGTGCCGCAAGCCCCAATGCCCTCGAATCCCTCCCCGCTGTAGTCGTGTCAGTTACCATTCCTGCTGCCCACGCTGTGTGGAATTCCGCAATTCGTGTCAATATGGAGGCAAGATGTACCGGCTATTCCAGGAGTTCTGG CCGTCTGCCTGTGAGAGATGTCGATGTGAAGCTAATCGTGAAGTGTACTGTCTGACTGCTGAGTGTGCTCCTGTTTACTGTGTCAACCCATCATATGAACCCAACCAATGCTGTCCAATATGCAAGCAGG GACCCAACTGCTTTGCAGGAAACAGCATCATCCCTGCTGGTGTGAAAGTGGAAATGGATGGAAggtctgtctgtttctgtccatATAAGGATGGCTCCTGGGAACCTCAGCAGCAAGCTATCTGCAGCTCCCGCGGACGGAGACAGGATCATCATTATGGTGTAAAGGAGGAACGCCAATGGGAATGGACACATGGACAATAG
- the LOC144500291 gene encoding receptor tyrosine-protein kinase erbB-2-like, with protein MEPQTSGREQSASSVAVVKGQGSDAAQSSSLAHGVSQQSAAACVDSYTDAEGSGCRGVPCCPNGEDSVTQRYSSDPTVRVTDEEEDEVDSYISLGSDQTETDYINQSEETSSPGRTGRAELVARSSAANGPLIPKSPFRNMVENPEYLTHQSLVSGVKDLPFDNPDYWGQDPQSRSQPGNTLCLTPATPSPTQPNGYIRIATAENPEYLGLSEASSV; from the exons agtGCATCAAGTGTAGCGGTGGTGAAAGGTCAGGGCTCTGACGCAGCACAGAGCTCCAGCCTGGCGCATGGTGTGTCGCAACAatcagcagctgcctgtgtggatTCCTACACTGACGCCGAGGGCTCAGGGTGTAGAGGAGTGCCCTGCTGCCCCAATGGAGAGGACAGTGTCACACAGCGGTATAGCTCCGATCCCACAGTACGTGTGACCGATGAGGAAGAGGATGAGGTGGACAGTTATATCTCTCTGGGCTCCGATCAAACAGAAACTG ATTACATAAACCAATCCGAAGAAACCTCGTCTCCTGGTCGAACTGGAAGAGCCGAGTTAGTCGCTCGAAGCAGCGCTGCCAACGGCCCCCTGATTCCAAAGAGTCCGTTCAGAAACATGGTGGAAAATCCCGAATATCTGACTCACCAGAGCCTGGTGTCAGGGGTCAAGGATCTGCCATTCGATAATCCTGATTACTGGGGCCAGGATCCCCAGAGCAGGTCACAACCTGGGAATACTCTGTGCCTGACTCCTGCGACTCCCTCGCCAACGCAACCCAATGGGTACATCCGTATTGCAACTGCAGAGAATCCTGAATATCTTGGCTTGTCTGAGGCCAGCAGTGTGTAG